From Toxorhynchites rutilus septentrionalis strain SRP chromosome 2, ASM2978413v1, whole genome shotgun sequence, a single genomic window includes:
- the LOC129767012 gene encoding ornithine decarboxylase 1-like has translation MTRDQKFAVHHQSPNRMATRELNIIANGVTPREIIDRILEDGPIEESIHVLDLDDVVRKHRIWVEQMPQVKPFYAIKCHDDPIIIETLMKLGTGFDCASKGEIMKAIQLGVHPESIIFAQPAKSVESIAYAKAHGVNLMTFDGQHELDKISSHFPEASLVLRFRYDSDQVFVPLGRKFGCDPQTEAPDLLQHAKKLNLKVTGLSFHIGSGCDDANCYEKAIETARQIFDHAKLTGHNITLLDVGGGFPGAKGKPIDSYAERINSAIMKCFGDQDDMQFIAEPGRYYVASAVSIITNVIAKRVTTESNGKKVLFYYVNDGIFGSFYSAGHEQQIVYPVVQKQSNQKLTSWIWGPSCDPLDLIARDIFLPELDIGDFIVFENGGAYSLVLANRFNGFPLPKVKIFVSQDIWQSLHNPLKGSESK, from the exons ATGACACGAGATCAGAAATTTGCAGTTCATCACCAGAGTCCGAACCGGATGGCAACACGTGAGCTGAACATCATTGCCAACGGTGTAACGCCGCGAGAAATAATTGATCGAATCCTGGAGGATGGTCCCATCGAAGAGTCCATTCATGTCCTGGATTTGGATGATGTCGTGCGCAAGCATCGCATCTGGGTGGAGCAAATGCCTCAGGTGAAACCATTTTACGCGATAAAGTGTCACGACGATCCGATCATAATCGAAACGCTGATGAAGCTGGGAACGGGCTTCGACTGTGCCAGCAAGGGTGAGATTATGAAGGCCATCCAGCTTGGGGTGCACCCGGAGAGTATAATTTTTGCACAGCCTGCGAAATCGGTAGAATCAATAGCGTATGCCAAAGCGCATGGTGTCAATTTGATGACATTCGATGGACAGCATGAACTGGACAAGATAAGCTCACACTTCCCAGAAGCGTCATTAGTGTTGCGGTTCCGATACGATTCGGACCAGGTGTTCGTACCACTTGGCCGAAAATTTGGCTGCGATCCTCAGACGGAAGCTCCAGATCTACTGCAGCATGCAAAAAAGTTGAACTTGAAAGTGACTGGCTTGAGCTTCCACATTGGATCTGGTTGTGATGATGCAAACTGCTACgaaaaagctattgaaacagccCGGCAAATATTCGATCATGCCAAGTTGACTGGTCATAACATAACGCTTTTAGACGTTGGTGGTGGGTTCCCCGGTGCTAAGGGAAAACCAATCGATTCTTATGCAGAACGCATTAATTCAGCAATCATGAAATGTTTTGGGGATCAAGATGACATGCAGTTTATCGCAGAACCGGGACGGTATTACGTGGCTTCAGCAGTCTCAATAATCACCAACGTAATAGCTAAAAGGGTCACGACAGAATCCAACGGCAAAAAGGTACTGTTTTACTACGTAAACGACGGAATCTTCGGATCGTTCTACAGCGCTGGTCACGAACAACAGATAGTGTATCCCGTGGTTCAGAAGCAAAGCAATCAGAAATTGACGTCTTGGATATGGGGTCCATCTTGTGACCCGTTAGATTTGATTGCCAGAGACATATTTCTTCCCGAATTGGATATCGGGGATTTTATAGTGTTTGAAAATGGTGGTGCTTATTCGCTTGTGCTGGCAAACCGATTTAATGGATTTCCTCTGCCGAAGGTTAAGATATTTGTCTCGCAGGATATATG GCAAAGCTTGCATAATCCACTGAAAGGTTCAGAATCAAAATGA